A single genomic interval of Shewanella psychropiezotolerans harbors:
- a CDS encoding D-cysteine desulfhydrase family protein: MITSKFTKAHLAHLPTPFELMPNMTKKFKGPNLYIKRDDATGLAFGGNKVRQLEYYVGHAMDLNADALLTTGAVQSNHVRQTVAAARKMGWHVEVQLEHRVDTHAKEYSESGNPYLNKLMGAVIHNFDVGEDELGADKAMYDRAEELKVQGYNPYVIPLSATDKTPWGSLGYVECIEELCQQASESETQIDAIILGSGSANTHAGVLAGLIALNMNIPVYGFCVRRDKAAQTERVEIKTRKVLTLLGIDENKLTSGMVMCADWVLAPGYGLPSSEVVDAIHTTAFEEGILLDPTYTGKAMAGMLGMIKEGKFNDNDNVVFLHTGGTPSLFGYPELVAGK; the protein is encoded by the coding sequence ATGATAACTAGCAAATTTACCAAGGCACATCTGGCTCACCTACCCACTCCATTTGAATTAATGCCCAACATGACCAAGAAATTTAAGGGTCCGAATTTATATATCAAGCGAGATGATGCCACAGGCCTGGCTTTTGGCGGAAATAAGGTTCGCCAATTGGAATATTATGTCGGCCATGCCATGGATCTAAATGCCGATGCCTTACTCACTACAGGTGCCGTGCAGTCTAACCATGTTCGTCAGACTGTGGCTGCAGCTCGAAAGATGGGCTGGCACGTAGAAGTGCAGCTGGAACACAGAGTCGACACTCACGCTAAAGAGTATTCAGAAAGCGGCAACCCATACCTGAATAAACTTATGGGCGCAGTAATTCACAATTTTGATGTAGGTGAAGATGAACTCGGCGCAGATAAAGCCATGTATGACCGGGCAGAAGAACTAAAAGTACAAGGATATAACCCTTATGTGATCCCTCTCAGTGCCACAGACAAGACACCATGGGGCTCCCTAGGATACGTGGAATGTATAGAAGAGCTCTGTCAGCAAGCCAGCGAGAGTGAAACTCAGATAGACGCTATCATTTTAGGTTCTGGCTCGGCCAACACTCACGCCGGTGTATTAGCTGGTCTGATTGCTCTGAACATGAACATCCCTGTTTATGGTTTCTGTGTCCGCCGTGATAAAGCCGCTCAAACTGAACGCGTCGAAATAAAAACACGCAAGGTACTCACTCTTTTGGGCATAGACGAAAATAAGTTAACCTCAGGCATGGTGATGTGTGCCGACTGGGTGCTTGCGCCTGGTTACGGTCTGCCATCGAGCGAGGTGGTCGATGCCATACACACCACGGCTTTCGAAGAAGGCATATTGCTGGATCCGACCTACACAGGTAAGGCCATGGCAGGAATGCTCGGTATGATCAAAGAGGGCAAGTTTAACGATAACGATAATGTCGTGTTCCTCCATACGGGCGGGACTCCCTCCCTGTTCGGCTACCCCGAACTTGTTGCCGGTAAATAG
- a CDS encoding sulfite exporter TauE/SafE family protein has protein sequence MSILLLLFVTFIAASLQAATGFGFGIVAVSAFLILLQSTAAVQIVIILTLAMSVIHWFKVRSLAPKLLVKQLIIGCFIGYPIGVVLFYLADIDTLKLAVAILILLMAAQNLVERFRNRNDETSFLPMNQKLCAFVGTISGTMASALAMPGPAVVSYLTQCELDKNAIRATVITTSTVSYSVSLILQFSFVGIESQTWESSLMLLPMVFAGLFFGEYISKFINPKLFKNITLFVLVASGVNILATL, from the coding sequence ATGAGTATATTACTGCTTCTATTTGTTACTTTCATCGCAGCTAGCCTACAAGCCGCTACAGGGTTTGGTTTTGGCATAGTAGCGGTATCCGCTTTCTTAATTCTATTACAGTCGACTGCTGCGGTGCAGATTGTCATTATTCTCACCTTAGCCATGTCAGTGATCCACTGGTTTAAGGTCCGCTCTCTCGCTCCCAAACTATTGGTAAAACAACTCATCATCGGCTGTTTCATCGGCTATCCAATCGGCGTAGTACTCTTCTACCTGGCGGATATTGATACGCTAAAATTAGCCGTGGCCATTCTCATCCTATTGATGGCAGCGCAAAATTTAGTAGAGCGATTTCGTAACCGTAATGATGAAACCAGTTTTCTACCAATGAATCAAAAGCTATGTGCTTTTGTTGGCACCATTTCCGGCACCATGGCCAGTGCCTTGGCGATGCCGGGCCCTGCCGTTGTGAGCTACTTAACCCAATGTGAACTCGATAAAAATGCCATTCGGGCAACGGTGATCACCACTTCCACGGTTTCTTATTCTGTGTCGCTTATTCTGCAATTCTCATTTGTAGGCATAGAGAGTCAAACCTGGGAGTCATCACTCATGTTGTTGCCTATGGTATTTGCCGGCCTTTTCTTCGGCGAGTACATATCAAAATTTATCAATCCAAAATTATTCAAGAACATTACTTTGTTCGTACTCGTCGCAAGCGGAGTAAACATCTTAGCCACCTTGTGA
- a CDS encoding response regulator transcription factor, with protein sequence MITKTLLIVEDDLFTSRLIKTFFERKGFIVYQAYDTGAAYMYATEKRPDLIILDIQLPTDSGVSIFKALKNIHPCPIIFYTSISTEDMEVKAIEIGGDDYVNKQRGMQVLHSRVIRLIKKNNTHTQEAISPFIEINNISLNAELNLCQIGDVSIELQKKESKLLSFLMLHKNTLVNRDELSFILNGYSHDGWSRSIDLIVCRIRKKLRQANIPESAIKTLRGKGYSLVETEFKAA encoded by the coding sequence ATGATAACTAAAACTTTGTTGATCGTTGAGGACGATCTATTTACCTCACGACTGATTAAAACATTTTTTGAACGCAAAGGTTTCATCGTATATCAAGCCTATGACACAGGTGCCGCTTATATGTATGCCACAGAGAAGCGTCCTGATTTAATCATCCTTGATATTCAATTACCGACAGACTCAGGGGTGTCCATTTTCAAGGCACTAAAAAACATACATCCTTGCCCTATTATCTTCTATACCTCGATATCGACGGAAGATATGGAGGTTAAAGCAATAGAAATAGGTGGCGATGACTATGTCAACAAGCAACGTGGTATGCAGGTGCTTCACTCTAGAGTTATCCGCCTGATTAAAAAGAATAATACCCATACTCAGGAAGCGATTAGTCCCTTTATTGAGATCAACAATATTAGCCTAAATGCCGAGTTAAACCTGTGTCAAATCGGTGATGTTTCAATTGAATTACAAAAAAAAGAAAGCAAGCTATTAAGCTTTTTAATGTTACATAAGAATACTTTGGTAAATAGGGATGAGTTGTCTTTTATATTAAATGGATACTCCCATGATGGTTGGAGCCGAAGTATCGACTTAATAGTATGTAGGATCAGAAAAAAATTGCGTCAGGCTAATATTCCTGAATCTGCAATCAAGACACTTCGTGGAAAAGGATATAGTTTAGTGGAAACTGAGTTTAAGGCCGCTTAG
- a CDS encoding Hpt domain-containing protein, producing MQTTEKSKLPDGLARFWNDVCDQDIKFALEICTQYEDYIAAQLDQLEALVNNATNTKLNQQNIQLTEEILHKLTGSLALLGFDPQSHYLHELELKFSSKTTFLDQATFDNIQSQVRGVSTLIRQCCHLT from the coding sequence ATGCAAACAACGGAAAAATCCAAACTGCCCGATGGATTAGCGCGCTTCTGGAACGATGTGTGTGATCAAGATATCAAGTTTGCATTAGAAATTTGTACTCAGTATGAAGATTATATCGCAGCTCAACTAGACCAGTTAGAAGCATTAGTCAATAACGCGACAAACACTAAACTAAATCAGCAAAATATACAGCTTACCGAAGAGATACTGCATAAATTAACAGGAAGTCTTGCCCTGTTAGGCTTCGATCCACAAAGTCACTATCTGCATGAATTAGAACTCAAGTTTTCTAGCAAAACAACATTCTTGGATCAAGCTACTTTTGACAATATCCAAAGTCAAGTAAGGGGAGTGTCAACTCTTATAAGGCAATGTTGTCATTTGACCTAA
- a CDS encoding Ig-like domain-containing protein, which yields MRKIKLMTTGLSVLASALLLTACGGSDSSDTTTTPDVPPISQAPVSARDGFNVVTPNEPGYVDLSSLIESGVAGAKVTGVYLESSQGSGQCGEVSTDDLASDQGFSVTVEGAAICEYGYEVESVALAGQTKTRARAKVMVASSAGGAAVLPPISIAMAIDDLPRVTDIKAELEAKGSFPTGYILSENFSVLGDGYVTMVATDFSITYRAEAEGVSRVVYALESVDPDAPDIKMGTLDYAVSDSLNNAPTASSFAYNADEINTSYEIDLSADNHIDDSDGDGLQLVEVQSYTATVAAKDPNDLSNTVLTFTSLVGGKHYVTYVVSDQHGGFATGIIEVSVANQDQMARWSDIENDQLLFTAPQTKFEMDIEAAAATYQGNWIDTGYTPNISMSTFSSVGAEAYCATRGRLPTVAEIQDLYNVKSPASSYSWPMGQGYLALDGTSFSVVSLLDNKIAQVNGGFIMPLV from the coding sequence ATGAGAAAAATTAAGTTAATGACAACAGGGTTATCGGTGTTGGCCTCGGCGTTACTACTGACTGCCTGTGGTGGCAGCGACAGTAGTGATACCACCACTACTCCTGATGTGCCCCCTATTTCACAAGCGCCGGTATCGGCCCGCGATGGCTTTAATGTGGTTACGCCCAACGAGCCGGGTTATGTCGATTTGTCGAGCCTAATTGAGAGTGGCGTCGCAGGGGCTAAGGTAACGGGTGTTTATCTTGAGTCCAGCCAGGGTAGTGGGCAATGTGGTGAAGTTTCTACAGATGATTTAGCTTCTGATCAAGGCTTTAGTGTCACAGTTGAAGGTGCAGCTATTTGTGAATATGGCTATGAAGTGGAAAGTGTGGCTTTAGCGGGTCAGACTAAGACACGTGCCAGGGCTAAAGTCATGGTGGCCAGTAGTGCAGGCGGCGCGGCAGTACTGCCTCCTATCTCGATAGCCATGGCGATTGATGACCTCCCAAGAGTGACTGATATTAAAGCGGAGCTGGAGGCAAAAGGAAGCTTCCCTACAGGCTATATTCTATCAGAAAATTTCAGTGTACTGGGTGACGGCTATGTCACTATGGTGGCGACTGATTTTTCTATCACCTATAGGGCGGAAGCCGAAGGTGTATCACGTGTGGTTTACGCCCTGGAAAGTGTCGACCCTGATGCCCCTGATATCAAAATGGGCACATTAGATTATGCGGTTTCAGACAGTTTAAACAATGCCCCAACAGCCTCAAGTTTTGCTTACAATGCTGATGAGATAAATACCTCCTATGAAATCGATCTCAGTGCTGATAATCATATAGATGATAGTGATGGTGATGGTCTGCAATTGGTTGAGGTTCAGAGCTATACCGCTACAGTGGCGGCTAAAGACCCAAATGATTTAAGTAATACTGTATTAACATTTACAAGTTTAGTTGGTGGTAAACACTATGTTACTTACGTTGTTTCCGACCAGCACGGTGGTTTTGCTACAGGCATTATAGAAGTCAGTGTGGCGAATCAAGATCAAATGGCAAGATGGTCAGATATCGAGAATGACCAGTTACTTTTTACAGCTCCTCAGACTAAATTTGAAATGGATATTGAAGCTGCTGCTGCAACTTATCAGGGTAACTGGATTGATACCGGATATACACCCAATATTAGCATGTCAACTTTCTCATCAGTGGGGGCCGAGGCATATTGTGCTACGCGAGGCCGATTGCCCACTGTCGCAGAAATACAGGATTTGTATAACGTTAAATCTCCGGCCTCAAGTTATTCTTGGCCGATGGGTCAAGGGTATCTAGCTCTGGATGGTACTAGTTTTAGCGTTGTATCTTTACTCGATAACAAGATTGCTCAAGTTAATGGGGGCTTTATTATGCCACTTGTGTAG
- a CDS encoding Ig-like domain-containing protein, giving the protein MANKNTAIANDVDTVELTASFVRDTGPVVGAVLSYSLSSSPEKTVITTDEQGEAKFSVKSTQAGTAAVNLEYVNNTSETVRVSTDINFIGDIDTAEVVSMVVINDNAAADGLAMNKYGVTLHDFYGNPVGGALIKLEKDSVTADLFENPLGLISGVDGQVIFNLTDSIEERVEVTASFTNAGGAFTSESRYSVFSDPICSDVISGEILFVCPKKHNDASLRSVEAEDYCNDTGTRLPTINELLALFQENGHMGTAYGWNMGDYYWSSTMDGQGRTYDFNLTNGSVSNNNPADISKFACVSDGGEIDTARVASLTIEEDNARANTIERNVIEITLLDSEDRPVPGANINVQLGSNTVSTDEDIALLVSDGRGQVRLHLANTVGEPVAVEVSYTGYISGFTSLSTTSQFAAPLPFTYPLTEQEAIEQGVPYSSTQRENGSYGPDDVTFARMNWAEASSFCINQGKRLPSFDELELLYADEGNMWTALGWPTYWAYWTSTEHDTNPDYHWEVRLHDNSTSTQHNNNSRYVTCTN; this is encoded by the coding sequence TTGGCAAATAAAAACACAGCAATTGCCAACGACGTTGACACGGTTGAACTGACTGCTTCATTTGTTCGTGATACCGGACCGGTCGTTGGTGCTGTACTCAGCTATAGTCTTTCATCGAGTCCAGAAAAAACTGTCATTACTACAGATGAACAAGGTGAAGCCAAGTTTAGTGTGAAGAGTACTCAAGCAGGTACGGCGGCGGTAAATTTAGAGTACGTAAACAACACATCGGAAACAGTTCGTGTGTCTACTGATATTAATTTTATCGGTGATATAGATACTGCGGAAGTCGTTTCTATGGTAGTGATTAATGACAATGCAGCTGCCGATGGTTTAGCAATGAATAAATATGGCGTTACCCTACATGATTTTTACGGTAATCCAGTTGGCGGGGCACTTATAAAGTTGGAGAAGGACAGCGTCACTGCTGATTTGTTCGAAAACCCCTTAGGGCTAATATCTGGTGTGGATGGTCAAGTCATTTTTAATCTAACTGATTCTATCGAGGAGCGTGTTGAGGTTACCGCAAGTTTCACTAATGCCGGAGGTGCTTTCACATCTGAATCCAGATATAGCGTATTTAGTGACCCAATCTGTTCTGATGTTATCAGTGGAGAAATTCTATTTGTCTGCCCTAAGAAACATAACGATGCTTCATTGAGATCCGTTGAAGCTGAAGATTATTGCAACGATACTGGTACACGCTTACCAACCATAAATGAACTGTTAGCCTTGTTTCAAGAAAATGGACACATGGGAACTGCATATGGTTGGAATATGGGCGATTATTACTGGTCCAGTACAATGGATGGTCAGGGTAGAACTTATGACTTTAACCTTACTAATGGATCTGTTTCGAATAACAACCCTGCAGATATCTCAAAATTTGCTTGCGTCAGTGACGGTGGTGAAATAGATACGGCAAGAGTTGCCAGTCTGACCATAGAGGAAGATAATGCCAGAGCGAATACCATTGAGCGGAACGTGATTGAAATCACCTTACTCGATAGTGAAGATCGTCCGGTACCAGGGGCTAATATCAATGTTCAACTTGGTAGTAACACTGTTTCAACTGATGAAGATATAGCTTTGCTAGTGTCGGATGGGCGAGGGCAGGTCAGGCTTCATTTGGCTAACACTGTAGGGGAACCAGTCGCTGTAGAGGTGTCTTACACTGGTTATATATCTGGCTTCACATCTCTTTCTACGACAAGTCAATTTGCTGCTCCGCTGCCATTTACTTATCCATTGACCGAGCAAGAAGCGATTGAACAAGGTGTTCCATATAGCTCTACTCAGAGAGAGAATGGCAGTTATGGACCTGATGATGTCACGTTCGCGAGGATGAATTGGGCTGAAGCAAGTTCATTTTGTATTAATCAGGGCAAACGCCTGCCGAGTTTCGATGAGCTTGAATTACTATACGCAGACGAAGGAAACATGTGGACCGCACTCGGTTGGCCTACATATTGGGCATACTGGACGAGTACAGAGCATGATACTAATCCAGACTACCACTGGGAAGTTCGTCTCCATGATAATAGTACCAGTACTCAACATAATAATAATTCTAGGTATGTTACTTGTACTAACTAA
- a CDS encoding LysR family transcriptional regulator has translation MNDLPSFKNLVYLVNLHQELNFHRAAKACGVSQSTLSTGIKNLEDMLGDKLLERHGNTFTFTAIGEDVVQRSRKLLAEANDMVSLVRQQGNVMTGNVRLGCISSIALFVLKSIFKHCDEAYPDLNLTIKEGSTDELIEALTKGELDMIFVAQPVDIGRHHYMKLGIDPFKFVVHPDLAEQLGEPLDYQNLPDESIYLLKGESSMSETELGPFFLDNKKKFSHQSATNLQTLALLVDAKVGAIFLPQMAIDYGLIKHSNAVVMQPPGEAPYREIGLMWRKSSIKVATLRTLGLAIQKLRYN, from the coding sequence ATGAATGACTTACCCAGTTTTAAGAACCTCGTTTACTTGGTTAACCTGCACCAAGAGCTTAATTTTCACCGTGCAGCCAAAGCATGCGGAGTGAGTCAGTCGACCCTGTCTACGGGAATTAAAAACCTGGAGGATATGCTTGGCGATAAATTACTCGAACGTCACGGCAATACATTTACTTTTACTGCGATTGGTGAAGATGTAGTGCAGAGGTCAAGGAAGTTACTCGCTGAAGCTAATGATATGGTGTCGCTGGTCAGGCAACAGGGGAATGTAATGACCGGCAATGTTCGATTGGGTTGTATCTCCAGCATAGCCTTGTTTGTGCTCAAGAGTATCTTTAAACACTGTGATGAGGCCTATCCGGACCTAAACCTGACGATTAAAGAGGGCAGTACTGATGAGCTTATCGAGGCGTTAACCAAGGGCGAGTTGGACATGATATTTGTGGCTCAACCGGTAGACATAGGCCGTCACCATTATATGAAACTGGGAATTGACCCGTTTAAGTTTGTTGTACATCCAGACCTTGCCGAGCAACTAGGCGAACCACTGGACTACCAAAACCTCCCAGACGAAAGTATCTACCTGCTAAAAGGAGAAAGTAGCATGTCAGAGACTGAACTAGGCCCTTTCTTTCTCGATAATAAAAAGAAATTTAGCCATCAAAGCGCCACGAATCTACAAACCTTAGCCCTGCTCGTCGATGCAAAAGTCGGCGCCATATTCCTGCCTCAAATGGCCATCGATTATGGCCTGATTAAGCACTCTAATGCGGTTGTGATGCAGCCACCCGGCGAAGCACCCTACCGAGAAATAGGCCTGATGTGGCGTAAAAGCTCAATCAAGGTGGCCACACTGAGAACTCTCGGGCTGGCAATACAAAAACTGAGATACAACTAA
- a CDS encoding helix-turn-helix domain-containing protein: MKSAHVESHTVVDMHRLDIVCSLHKKGLTIKSLSLEAGLAAGTLSKALDRPWTKGERIIAEALEMKPQDIWPTRYENTRYEIRAISMHS, encoded by the coding sequence ATGAAATCAGCCCATGTAGAAAGTCACACTGTTGTCGATATGCACCGCTTGGATATCGTTTGTTCGCTGCATAAAAAAGGGCTAACCATCAAGTCACTGTCGCTAGAGGCGGGGTTGGCGGCAGGAACCTTGAGTAAGGCGCTGGACCGCCCCTGGACTAAGGGGGAGCGAATTATAGCTGAAGCCTTGGAGATGAAACCTCAGGATATCTGGCCGACGCGCTATGAAAATACAAGATACGAGATACGAGCCATTTCGATGCACTCCTAG
- a CDS encoding Ig-like domain-containing protein produces the protein MRMGKLNVLTSVVLSSLLLSACGGGDSGSDSPAEGPVVEQAPVSARDGFNVVAPDEAGYVDLSSLIESGTAGAKVTDVYLESSQGSGQCGQVQTGDEGSDILGQGFNVTVEGAAICEYGYEVESVALAGQTKTRARAKVMVASSAGGAAVLPPISIAMAVGDPELETDIKAALGTDFPAGYTLSEDFSVLGDGEVDISTDDFTITYQATAEGVSRVVYALEGNIAGVPDIKMGTLDYAVSDSLNNAPTAANFAYDEDVEINTSVDIDVSGYIEDVIDSDELQLIEVKSYTANVASKNAADLTNTVFTFEAPTDGEHYVSYMVSDHRGGFATGIVEVTAFDANQVARWTDIDYWDDPAKRLLTFSAPKTKFEIEQTTSEYQGSYTDNGYTPALQLATFTYAGAQAYCGGRGRLPTSAEMDVMYDAVDPKVNKLWPAGKAYITQDGSNAGLYSIENGTPNVMGTDTYNVTCVDSGGLTVDVVRGVAVANGTDRVQLDFALVRDTGPVANAILSVETTNDAVPDSSTYTTDENGLATIKVTSIKSGDSKVTVTYVGDNGISVYVWRTVNFIGDIDTARVAQLSVLQDNASSDGVEENSLRAELLDANGNPVVGALVEVSLDSGTAMIQPPPNLYTDDSGFFEIKVTNDVEEVVSVTSTFTSLLNGLSSQQADITFNSNAIILSGNFYDGYWTSSCGFATRKTIQGPGPLNVTQVTLSNSQEILAGSCSSRRKNMLQFQSGSDFTYTFGGPLKQYAYPGQIYCTSRGTGTIRMESKIDSTASDLTVICN, from the coding sequence ATGAGAATGGGTAAACTCAATGTATTAACTTCTGTGGTGCTGTCTAGCCTGTTGTTGTCAGCGTGTGGGGGAGGAGATTCAGGCTCTGATTCTCCCGCTGAAGGTCCTGTAGTTGAGCAGGCGCCGGTATCGGCTCGTGATGGTTTTAATGTAGTTGCGCCCGACGAGGCAGGTTATGTCGATTTGTCGAGTCTGATTGAGAGTGGGACAGCAGGTGCTAAGGTGACCGATGTTTATCTCGAATCCAGCCAGGGCAGTGGCCAGTGTGGTCAGGTACAAACGGGTGACGAAGGCAGCGACATCTTAGGTCAGGGCTTTAATGTCACAGTTGAAGGCGCGGCCATTTGTGAATATGGTTATGAGGTGGAAAGTGTTGCTTTGGCGGGTCAGACTAAGACACGTGCCAGGGCTAAAGTCATGGTGGCGAGTAGTGCAGGTGGCGCGGCAGTACTGCCTCCTATCTCGATAGCCATGGCGGTGGGTGATCCAGAGTTAGAGACAGATATCAAAGCGGCTCTGGGAACTGATTTCCCCGCTGGTTATACCTTATCTGAAGATTTCAGCGTGTTAGGTGATGGCGAAGTTGATATAAGTACCGATGATTTTACTATTACCTATCAGGCCACCGCTGAAGGTGTATCCCGTGTGGTTTATGCTCTTGAAGGTAACATCGCTGGCGTGCCTGACATCAAGATGGGGACTTTAGATTATGCTGTGTCGGATAGCTTGAATAATGCGCCTACGGCAGCAAATTTTGCATACGATGAAGATGTTGAGATAAACACCAGTGTAGATATCGATGTCAGTGGCTATATCGAAGATGTCATCGATAGCGATGAGCTGCAGCTTATCGAAGTTAAAAGTTACACCGCCAATGTGGCGTCAAAAAACGCCGCAGACTTAACTAATACCGTGTTTACGTTTGAGGCGCCTACCGATGGTGAGCATTATGTCAGTTACATGGTGTCAGACCATCGAGGCGGCTTTGCTACGGGGATAGTTGAGGTTACAGCATTTGATGCCAACCAAGTGGCCAGATGGACCGATATCGATTATTGGGATGATCCTGCTAAACGTCTACTGACATTTTCAGCCCCTAAAACCAAGTTTGAAATTGAACAAACGACTAGTGAATATCAAGGGTCATATACAGATAATGGCTACACGCCAGCTCTGCAGTTAGCCACATTTACCTACGCTGGTGCTCAAGCATATTGTGGGGGGCGAGGGCGTTTACCTACGTCAGCTGAAATGGATGTAATGTATGATGCCGTTGACCCTAAAGTGAATAAACTTTGGCCAGCAGGTAAAGCTTATATCACTCAAGACGGTTCGAATGCTGGTTTGTACTCAATTGAAAATGGGACGCCTAATGTAATGGGGACAGACACTTACAATGTGACTTGTGTTGACAGTGGCGGACTCACTGTAGATGTTGTACGTGGAGTTGCTGTTGCAAATGGGACTGATAGGGTACAGCTGGACTTTGCCTTGGTACGTGATACAGGCCCGGTCGCTAATGCAATTTTGTCTGTAGAGACAACAAATGATGCGGTTCCTGATAGCAGTACATACACGACAGACGAGAACGGATTAGCGACTATCAAGGTGACTAGTATCAAATCTGGTGACTCAAAGGTAACCGTGACCTATGTAGGGGATAATGGGATTAGCGTTTATGTGTGGAGGACAGTGAACTTTATCGGTGACATCGATACGGCGCGAGTAGCGCAGTTGTCAGTACTTCAGGATAACGCTAGTAGTGATGGTGTTGAGGAAAACAGCTTAAGAGCGGAGTTGCTTGATGCTAATGGTAATCCTGTTGTAGGTGCGCTTGTTGAAGTGAGTTTAGATAGCGGGACTGCAATGATACAGCCGCCACCTAATTTATATACGGATGATAGCGGTTTTTTCGAAATCAAGGTAACGAACGATGTGGAAGAGGTCGTATCGGTGACTAGTACTTTTACCAGTTTGCTGAATGGGCTTTCAAGTCAACAAGCTGATATTACATTCAACTCGAATGCAATTATTTTATCTGGAAATTTTTATGATGGATATTGGACTAGTAGTTGTGGGTTTGCGACTCGGAAGACGATTCAAGGGCCGGGGCCTTTGAATGTGACCCAAGTTACCCTTAGTAATAGTCAGGAAATACTTGCAGGTAGTTGTAGTTCAAGGCGAAAGAATATGCTGCAATTTCAGAGCGGATCTGACTTTACTTATACTTTTGGGGGGCCGCTTAAGCAGTATGCTTACCCAGGGCAAATATATTGTACAAGTAGAGGGACGGGCACTATAAGAATGGAGTCCAAAATTGACAGTACTGCTTCAGATCTGACAGTTATATGTAACTAA
- a CDS encoding RNA-dependent RNA polymerase family protein: MPTCNTRYTLRKAVKQLNQWFNHFGFVQHPNKTFIGKTTKGFDWLGVNTT; the protein is encoded by the coding sequence ATGCCCACATGCAATACCCGCTATACGCTGCGAAAAGCGGTCAAACAACTCAATCAGTGGTTTAACCACTTTGGCTTTGTGCAGCATCCCAATAAAACCTTTATTGGTAAAACCACCAAAGGTTTTGACTGGCTCGGTGTCAATACAACTTAA